One genomic region from Marmota flaviventris isolate mMarFla1 chromosome 6, mMarFla1.hap1, whole genome shotgun sequence encodes:
- the LOC139706014 gene encoding uncharacterized protein isoform X2, whose protein sequence is MEEIEPRFKRLRIDQEEALSRRRRYRKRMKKDQIDPAEKLISWEDLKKLTTQASRILRHLGENRTPVMMVATVIALLGCQDGESSEQEYRNSKE, encoded by the exons atggaagagatagaacccAGATTCAAGCGACTGAGGATTGACCAGGAGGAGGCCCTATCCAGAAGGAGGAGATAtcggaaaaggatgaagaaagaccagattgacccagccgaaaagctgatttcatgggaagacTTGAAGAAGCTAACAACCCAGGCTTCCCGAATACTTCGACACCTAGGAGAGAACAGGACCCCAGTGATGATGGTAGCAACAGTAATTGCCCTGttgggctgtcag gatggcgagtcttcggaacaagaatacagaaactccaaagagtga